From the Toxotes jaculatrix isolate fToxJac2 chromosome 15, fToxJac2.pri, whole genome shotgun sequence genome, one window contains:
- the LOC121194667 gene encoding uncharacterized protein LOC121194667 gives MASVLMAWVWIGLTLAQLNNAETQRYAHGRLADQDERYDGNEQRFEAAPEKGTERSFPAPVWNFLQGSGNGPETSDFNQPQYRCSNGTLFLRFSLIRYTNLHLEDGSRLLSLPDRCDSSVQIYRWWLLVKLPYTGCYTATQTGDGNDFHPLKLHYFDRLRQENVTGMAICDHPVMLPQAASPLVTCGTTHVTVKLPHETELRKVKELGEKF, from the exons ATGGCGTCCGTACTGATGGCTTGGGTTTGGATCGGTTTAACTCTAGCCCAGCTCAACAACGCAGAGACCCAACGGTACGCACACGGACGTCTGGCCGACCAGGACGAGCGTTACGACGGCAACGAGCAGAGGTTTGAGGCGGCTCCAGAGAAGGGGACAGAGCGAAGTTTCCCAGCGCCGGTTTGGAATTTCCTGCAAG GGAGTGGAAATGGTCCAGAGACATCGGATTTCAACCAGCCACAGTATCGCTGCAGTAACGGAACTCTTTTCCTGCGCTTTTCACTCATCCGATACACAAATCTGCATCTGGAAG ATGGGTCACGTTTGTTGTCGCTGCCAGACAGGTGTGacagttcagttcagatttATAGGTGGTGGTTACTGGTGAAGCTTCCCTATACTGGCTGCTACACAGCAACTCAg ACTGGAGATGGAAATGATTTCCACCCATTGAAACTGCATTATTTTGACCGTCTGCGGCAGGAGAACGTGACAGGCATGGCTATCTGCGATCATCCAGTAATGTTGCCACAAGCAGCGTCACCGTTGGTGACTTGTGGGACAACACATGTCACTGTGAAGCTGCCTCATGAAACAGAACTGAGAAAAGTGAAAGAGCTCG gGGAGAAGTTTTAA
- the LOC121193955 gene encoding cell wall protein DAN4-like, with the protein METSATIPSTTAGPGTTTTTTTTTTAAPSTTTSAAPATTTTSEPTTTTTSAAPATTTATTTEPATTPTATTTAAPTTTSATTTTAIPTATSATTTTPTPATTPATTTAAAPTTTSLTTTTATPAMTPATTTTTAMTSASSSMSAGSSTTSSASSTTIGISSTTSSAASTTMGASSTTLSASSTTT; encoded by the coding sequence ATGGAAACATCTGCCACAATACCTTCTACCACTGCTGGGCCTGGCAcgacaaccaccaccaccactaccaccaccgcTGCTCCTTCCACAACtacctctgctgctcctgcaacCACCACCACTTCTGAGCCTACTACCACAACtacctctgctgctcctgccacaACAACTGCCACTACCACTGAGCCCGCTACCACACCGACCGCCACCACCACTGCAGCTCCTACTACGACGTCTGCCACCACGACCACTGCTATTCCTACTGCGACATCagctaccaccaccactcctACTCCTGCTACGACGCCAGCCACCACTACCGCTGCCGCTCCTACCACAACATCACttaccaccaccactgccactCCTGCCATGACAccagccaccaccaccaccactgccatGACGAGTGCTTCCTCCTCTATGAGTGCTGGCTCATCCACAACCAGCAGTGCCTCCTCCACCACTATAGGCATCTCTTCCACTACAAGTAGTGCTGCCTCAACAACAATGGGTGCCTCCTCCACTACATTGAGTGCTTCTTCCACAACGACGTAA